The Coccidioides posadasii str. Silveira chromosome 3, complete sequence genome contains a region encoding:
- a CDS encoding uncharacterized protein (EggNog:ENOG410PYQH) — MAERKQPTPELLPSPWTDFSPLRNPFTYSNSNSTDSERGSPLTSATSSPTCSPTSSPISAIRSHAFGPYLRRARSRSRTSFTSRSPSSFRLSSLFLRRRPSTVDLALSEERSRCSADETERKSLGLMEPRPVDPMPILANIDEDGNKTLGFQVEAKTTTSNSSSATHQPRYVMGGIFEVMEGAA, encoded by the coding sequence ATGGCCGAGAGAAAACAACCAACCCCCGAACTGCTCCCTTCTCCATGGACGGATTTCAGTCCGCTCCGAAATCCCTTCACGTACAGCAACTCGAATTCTACCGACTCTGAGCGAGGGAGCCCATTGACCTCGGCGACTTCAAGCCCCACTTGTTCTCCAACTTCGAGTCCCATAAGCGCGATCCGAAGCCATGCTTTTGGTCCATACCTTCGTCGTGCTCGCAGCCGAAGTAGGACTTCATTCACATCACGCTCGCCTAGTTCCTTCCGGCTTTCATCTCTGTTCTTACGCCGTCGCCCATCCACTGTTGATCTTGCACTGAGCGAGGAGCGCTCCAGGTGCTCTGCAGATGAGACCGAGCGAAAAAGTTTGGGACTAATGGAGCCTCGTCCGGTTGACCCGATGCCCATACTTGCGAACATCGACGAGGATGGAAATAAAACCCTAGGGTTTCAGGTGGAAGCAAAAACCACCACTTCAAATAGCTCCAGTGCGACCCACCAACCACGATACGTGATGGGTGGTATTTTCGAGGTCATGGAGGGAGCTGCATAG
- a CDS encoding uncharacterized protein (EggNog:ENOG410PPAN~COG:S) — protein sequence MASWTTHERHYRYYDNCFLKRTLSPSEYQRDFRGQLHISLDNAARLANEAATLDFIGQETDIPVPRVIHAGEHSDGSYHLWTELVPGVPLKEIPLSDQHTVIEQIERYKSTLQGLRSSCIGGPTGIVCPPPVAKQLQRDEMWITKHSPAKEYVFCHNDLSQSNVIVDPDTLEVNGIIDWEFAGFFPKCFDVPFYRSLKPPGAQIRSLADTCELEQFFSVLSVPEIGLRRGPTAVLVSDILNGMEDS from the exons ATGGCAAGTTGGACAACACACGAGAGGCACTACCGCTATTACGATAACTGCTTCTTGAAAAGAACCCTTTCACCCAGCGAATATCAGCGCGATTTCCGTGGCCAACTACACATTTCACTCGACAACGCGGCGAGACTCGCAAATGAAGCTGCCACCTTAGACTTCATCGGCCAAGAGACTGACATCCCCGTCCCACGCGTCATTCACGCCGGTGAGCACAGCGATGGATCCTACCACTTGTGGACAGAGCTAGTCCCTGGTGTTCCTCTAAAAGAAATCCCACTCTCTGATCAACACACAGTGATCGAGCAGATTGAAAGGTATAAGAGCACATTACAAGGCCTACGCTCTAGTTGCATTGGTGGACCAACTGGTATTGTCTGTCCTCCACCAGTCGCCAAACAACTGCAACGCGATGAAATGTGGATTACGAAGCATTCTCCAGCTAAAGAGTATGTGTTCTGCCACAACGATCTTTCGCAATCCAATGTCATCGTCGATCCAGATACTCTGGAAGTTAATGGTATCATCGATTGGGAGTTTGCTGGATTTTTCCCAAAATGTTTTGATGTCCCATTCTACAGAAGCCTCAAGCCTCCAGGAGCACAGATACGATCCCTCGCTGATACTTGTGAATTGGAACAGTTCTTCTCGGTAT TGAGTGTACCAGAGATTGGGTTGAGGAGGGGCCCTACAGCTGTCCTAGTCTCTGATATTTTGAATGGAATGGAAGATAGCTAG
- a CDS encoding uncharacterized protein (EggNog:ENOG410PMFP~COG:S), translating into MVRHQMVPRIECQTRIVARKRMAPEDKGKQVKRVKREPQKQQAKSYRRSVRLSSKNASATDSPTSIQTREQNTKLNQKRSSEDQTLSSSKRPRLSLPSLAIDPPEEEKQHITNWKKIDLTRYWCRNDCWPKEYFRAQPGQIENMSHLLAKKKSTASLRRKNSNSSLATGSNAPTDQELRDGKSAKYRSATYETVLATKGSFMAEFELEVMERSKQICKMLLDEKQMIPEGTIFQNDRFRKACQKLQSKNESRVIQDISRLIVPAAETLATCGAKNLECLVESVNEPWGSSIAFCGPRPQPDYAVGFGRSAFTEDELNKLEPFLGDDPETYSSFFLATFYMYFPFLTSEVKGTTALDIADRQNAHSMTIAVRGVVELFKLVGREEEVNREILAFSISHDHRTVRIYGHYAVIEGNKTSFYRHPIKTFDLTSEEGKDKWSAYKFTKNVYDMWMPDHLRRIQSAIDEIPRGVSFDVSQSELGLSRSNAPFTQQTHVLKRPRRQK; encoded by the exons ATGGTTCGTCATCAAATGGTGCCCAGAATTGAGTGTCAAACGCGGATAGTGGCCAGAAAACGCATGGCACCCGAAGACAAAG GGAAACAAGTTAAGCGAGTTAAGAGAGAACCACAGAAACAGCAAGCGAAGTCCTACCGCAGGAGCGTGCGGCTAAGCAGTAAAAACGCCTCTGCAACT GACTCTCCGACCAGCATCCAGACCCGAGAACAGAATACAAAACTAAATCAGAAACGATCTTCTGAAGACCAAACACTCTCCTCTTCAAAACGACCACGATTGTCTTTACCGAGCTTAGCTATTGACCCCCCtgaggaagaaaagcaacaTATTACCAACTGGAAGAAGATTGACCTGACTAGATATTGGTGCAGGAATGACTGCTGGCCTAAAGAATATTTTAGGGCACAGCCTGGACAGATTGAAAACATGAGCCATCTtcttgcaaaaaaaaagtcaaCAGCTTCTCTTCGCCGCAAGAACTCAAATTCAAGTCTTGCTACAGGCTCTAATGCACCAACTGATCAAGAATTGAGAGATGGAAAGAGCGCCAAATACAGGAGCGCTACTTATGAGACCGTCCTTGCCACCAAAGGCAGCTTTATGGCTGAATTTGAACTTGAAGTAATGGAAAGAAGCAAGCAGATTTGCAAAATGCTACTTGACGAGAAACAGATGATTCCTGAAGGCACAATATTTCAGAATGACCGATTCCGGAAGGCTTGCCAAAAGCTACAGAGTAAAAACGAATCAAGAGTTATTCAAGATATATCTCGGTTGATTGTTCCTGCGGCGGAGACATTAGCTACGTGTGGCGCTAAGAATCTCGAGTGTTTGGTTGAAAGTGTCAATGAACCATGGGGTTCCTCTATTGCCTTCTGTGGACCACGTCCGCAGCCTGATTATGCGGTCGGGTTCGGCCGGTCTGCGTTCACAGAAGACGAGCTAAATAAGTTGGAGCCATTCCTTGGTGACGACCCGGAAACCTACAGCTCCTTCTTCCTAGCCACCTTCTACATGTACTTTCCTTTCTTGACCAGTGAGGTTAAGGGTACCACCGCCCTCGACATTGCCGATCGACAGAATGCACACAGCATGACCATTGCTGTGAGGGGTGTTGTTGAGCTGTTTAAACTTGTGGGACGCGAGGAGGAGGTCAATCGCGAGATCTTGGCTTTCTCAATCTCACACGACCACAGGACAGTGAGAATATACGGCCACTATGCAGTCATTGAGGGGAACAAGACGTCCTTCTACCGTCACCCAATCAAAACATTTGACTTGACCAGCGAGGAGGGGAAGGATAAGTGGAGTGCATACAAGTTTACCAAGAATGTTTACGATATGTGGATGCCAGATCACCTGAGAAGGATCCAGTCTGCCATTGATGAGATCCCTCGTGGAGTAAGTTTTGACGTTTCACAGTCAGAACTTGGACTCTCTCGATCAAATGCCCCGTTTACTCAACAGACGCACGTATTGAAGCGACCAAGGAGGCAGAAATAG
- a CDS encoding uncharacterized protein (EggNog:ENOG410PUJ5~COG:S) — translation MLGRPAPFARYIRCISPAFYPALYHQLPPRPLRMGGKVSSPVPSAHYPSTSRLFSGNSGNKIYPVPSQDPCSYTAGRFLHQDELQRNARHVQFSFSTLCEVAIGLCQGASRVTSYEKKEGGYNRVFVLTFDNGERLVARIPTRVAGAPRLTTNSEVATIAYLQSKTSLPLPKVLAWNDDPSNPVGAEYIIQAHVDGVLLHEQWPQMDGLQHMQCTKHLSLKIPKMTSLNFPAYGNIYFSDAPIEAALKVPLQDDDRFCIGPYCSPLFWHRGAGEPELYGEPSENRGPWKTLDDYVSGLIDTALSRIPKQPDNHLPYRGSVEEHIRLVNICRETMHKLVQSPRIQEAGMPTLIHADYNKRNIFVSDDPTVITVIIDWQLTCVEPAFIYAHMTPDFAALPDTDPSEDNNEPTSKEEEKLLSDLSICNQTYNLIMTYKNRKIKPGRLLDPTFFRLFHYCFTTWRDGIPAIRQELIDLSALWDKPELGLPAPYPYAPSEGELAEHRKQYEDFEATQKLKTWLKISLQTTSDGWMPNELWEDAREANRMAYEQWMETARESEARGDDSMTVEKAEKLWPFDAR, via the exons ATGCTCGGAAGACCGGCTCCCTTTGCCAGGTACATCAGGTGTATTTCACCGGCTTTCTACCCTGCCCTTTATCACCAACTACCACCGCGCCCATTGAGGATGGGAGGGAAAGTGAGCTCCCCTGTGCCTAGTGCACATTACCCTAGTACATCGAGGCTATTTTCGGGCAATTCTGGAAACAAGATATATCCAGTCCCAA GTCAAGATCCGTGCTCGTACACAGCAGGGCGCTTCCTCCACCAGGATGAGCTCCAACGCAACGCACGACATGTCCAGTTCAGTTTCTCTACACTATGTGAGGTTGCAATTGGCCTGTGCCAGGGCGCATCTCGTGTCACAAGCTATGAAAAGAAGGAAGGTGGCTATAACAGAGTTTTCGTCCTCACGTTTGACAACGGCGAGCGCCTTGTGGCAAGGATACCTACGCGAGTTGCTGGTGCGCCACGACTCACGACGAATTCAGAGGTTGCCACAATCGCATATT TACAGTCGAAGACCTCACTCCCCCTTCCCAAAGTCTTGGCCTGGAACGATGACCCTAGCAACCCCGTTGGTGCAGAGTACATCATCCAAGCACATGTGGACGGCGTCCTGTTACATGAGCAATGGCCTCAGATGGACGGGCTTCAACACATGCAATGCACCAAGCACCTGTCGCTGAAGATTCCGAAGATGACATCGCTCAACTTCCCAGCTTATGGGAACATTTACTTCTCCGACGCACCGATCGAAGCAGCTCTCAAAGTTCCACTGCAAGATGATGACCGATTCTGCATTGGACCATATTGTAGCCCGTTATTTTGGCACCGCGGGGCCGGGGAGCCTGAGCTCTATGGAGAGCCGAGTGAAAATCGTGGTCCAT GGAAAACGCTTGATGACTATGTATCTGGGCTAATAGACACCGCGCTCTCCCGTATTCCCAAGCAACCGGACAATCACCTCCCATATCGCGGTTCTGTGGAAGAGCATATTCGCCTTGTAAATATCTGTCGAGAAACAATGCATAAACTAGTGCAGAGCCCTCGCATCCAAGAGGCTGGTATGCCAACATTAATACATGCAGACTATAACAAACGCAACATCTTCGTCTCCGACGACCCGACTGTGATCACTGTGATAATCGACTGGCAACTAACCTGCGTCGAGCCCGCATTCATATACGCACACATGACTCCAGACTTCGCAGCTCTCCCAGACACCGACCCCAGCGAAGATAATAATGAACCAACATCcaaagaagaggagaaacTGCTCTCAGACCTCTCCATCTGCAACCAAACCTACAATTTGATCATGACATACAAGAACCGCAAGATCAAACCGGGAAGACTGCTTGATCCCACCTTTTTCCGTCTCTTCCACTACTGTTTTACGACCTGGCGCGATGGCATTCCCGCGATCCGCCAAGAACTGATTGATCTCAGCGCCCTCTGGGACAAGCCAGAACTAGGCTTACCGGCTCCGTACCCATACGCTCCAAGTGAGGGCGAACTTGCAGAACACAGGAAGCAGTATGAGGATTTTGAAGCAACGCAGAAACTCAAGACATGGTTGAAAATATCACTGCAGACGACATCCGACGGATGGATGCCCAATGAGCTCTGGGAAGACGCAAGAGAGGCGAATAGGATGGCGTATGAGCAGTGGATGGAAACGGCAAGAGAGTCCGAAGCTCGGGGCGATGATAGCATGACAGTCGAGAAGGCGGAGAAGTTGTGGCCGTTTGATGCGAGATAG